One window of the Babesia microti strain RI chromosome IV, complete genome genome contains the following:
- a CDS encoding F-type H+-transporting ATPase subunit c (overlaps_old_locusTagID:BBM_III08930), which translates to MAYMFSLNHIGRLAKLATLSKLTSLRLIHTQRGNFTPMNSLLGSSPISGYNQYKMVARTQLDSVNPYVKPFGSRNDGGLTTLGAAVALMSVGGVAQGIGNLFAALVSGTSRNPSVKEDLFTYTLIGMGFLEFLGIICVLMSAIMLYS; encoded by the exons ATGGCTTACATGTTTTCCTTGAATCACATCGGCCGCTTAGCCAAACTGGCCACTCTCTCCAAACTAACATCTTTGAGGCTGATCCACACACAACGTGGTAATTTTACACCCATGAATTCACTACTGGGTAGCAGTCCAATCTCTggttataatcaatataaaatGGTAGCAAGA ACCCAATTGGACAGTGTAAATCCATACGTCAAGCCTTTTGGTTCAAGGAATGATGGAGGTCTAACAACATTAGGCGCCGCTGTTGCTCTCATGTCGGTAGGAGGGGTTGCCCAGGGTATTGGCAACCTGTTTGCGGCCCTTGTATCTGGAACTTCAAGAAATCCTAGTGTAAAGGAAGATTTGTTCACTTACACTCTAATTGGCATGGGATTCCTTGAGTTTTTGGGCATTATCTGTGTCCTAATGAGTGCAATTATGCTATATTCCTAA
- a CDS encoding Maspardin (overlaps_old_locusTagID:BBM_III08950): MDEDFKKFASKYAIKRVSVSGGDYVWSYYQVGSGDQVVFLHGICGTAASYFYLLEELAKNISNIYPNYLTPEVWSYGFLNFLDYLNVKQPVIVASDLSAFLIQLFVNKFPTIAKSLFLINPYRRTDLFCFLSIFRSFFGPIYTLLSHDYLKQIYLDYYINDPYTDQSRVELRDFNARKFMFQQLDNISAKDLGSRLCLQLTECEVYSLPEYYKNCLTLVQTFDSGVPKELRNDVKNAYPSCKYALMKSGFNFPQLSRCNELLSFLYVHLKHNNNNDE, translated from the exons ATGGATGAagatttcaaaaaatttgccagTAAATATGCGATAAAGAGGGTCAGTGTATCGGGAGGTGATTACGTATGGTCTTATTATCAGGTGGGCTCTGGTGACCAAGTTGTATTCCTCCACGGCATCTGTGGTACAGCGGCATCATATTTCTATTTGTTAGAAGAATTAGCAAAAAATATAAGTAATATT TATCCAAATTACCTAACGCCAGAGGTTTGGTCTTACGGATTTCTGAACTTCCtagattatttaaatgttaaaCAGCCAGTAATAGTTGCTTCAGATTTATCTGCTTTTCTGAtccaattatttgtaaacaAATTCCCTACAATCGCAAAATCGTTATTCCTTATAAATCCCTATAGAAG AACAGACTTATTCTGTTTTCTATCTATATTTAGAAGCTTCTTTGGCCCTATCTACACCTTACTATCACATGATTATctgaaacaaatttatttggaTTATTACATAAACGACCCTTACACCGATCAATCTAGAGTCGAGCTCAGAGATTTCAACGCTAGAAAATTTATGTTTCAACAACTAGATAACATAAGTGCTAAAGACCTTGGATCCAGACTTTGTCTACAGCTAACAGAATGCGAAGTCTATAGTTTACCTgaatattacaaaaattgtcTAACACTAGTGCAAACTTTTGACAGTGGTGTGCCGAAGGAGTTGAGAAATGATGTAAAGAATGC TTATCCATCGTGCAAATATGCTTTAATGAAGTCAGGGTTCAATTTCCCACAGTTATCCAGGTGCAATGAATTACTATCCTTTCTATACGTACATTTGAAACACAACAATAACAATGatgaataa
- a CDS encoding hypothetical protein (overlaps_old_locusTagID:BBM_III08950;~overlaps_old_locusTagID:BBM_III08955): MNVRGRSEKELVIKYVQCLQKHLNDSNSDEDKLLLCLNCLEEIKGKELAVAIDAQCSKVLESISEILARVAVSGSTDEKRTNALKGFNSLYSTMGWAVLSLAGDSFGSHILESLISLSIDLKKTLDNKFENTIIEGMFSMIQHDDSWIKMVQHFAATHVIRKLVTFAILYNKSLLNGLINDLVNEISTEIEFKKSHESILSSSSSAATICYIIDALSADKPLQSRLIGSIFNYYRENLDNTINYLYVKKSSNRILETSIAYLDTEHLDIICNKWFIPYINTISTHDLGNFLAQKIIQSFQISPSTFYTILQALSFHDIINATRGAVIWKTFSTAARLSVGCKECLDKLLTALNINLGERDKHKIWHSLFQLKPIELLDETQLNISQTACSILIATISFPKTDNKLLALLKRFKSFLKSHKRDGFIEKLSTHSTASRVLQAIVDPRNKCPPKVVNYLINVFISIGLIEKIYTNLNGSFLICSIYQASNSTLKGLILKQLSTLDKVHPKLSTIVGLDDFKHKHKLWEKGVKESEKAKKLFKDLL; encoded by the exons ATGAATGTAAGGGGGCGTAGTGAAAAGGAATTAGTCATAAAATATGTTCAGTGCCTTCAAAAACATCTAAATGATAGTAATAGCGATGAAGACAAGTTACTGTTGTGTCTAAATTGCCTTGAAGAGATCAAAGGAAAG GAATTGGCGGTGGCCATAGACGCCCAGTGCAGTAAGGTGCTTGAGTCGATATCCGAGATTTTAGCCCGTGTCGCTGTATCTGGATCTACCGATGAAAAAAGGACAAACGCTCTTAAAGGCTTTAATAGCCTATATTCCACAATGGGATGGGCTGTATTAAGCTTGGCCGGAGATTCCTTCGGGTCCCACATATTGGAATCCCTCATTAGCTTGTCAATAGACCTAAAGAAGACTCTTGATAATAAGTTTGAAAATACTATAATTGAAGGGATGTTCTCAATGATACA ACATGACGATTCTTGGATCAAAATGGTACAGCATTTTGCAGCTACTCATGTCATACGTAAACTTGTTACATTCGCCATTTTGTACAACAAATCTCTACTAAATGGTTTGATAAATGATCTAGTGAATGAGATATCTACTGAAATAGAGTTCAAGAAAAGTCATGAATCTATCCTATCTAGCAGTAGCTCCGCCGcaacaatttgttatataattgacGCACTGAGCGCCGATAAACCATTGCAATCTAGGCTAATTGGAAGTATATTCAACTATTATAGGgaaaatttagataatacAATCa actatttatatgtaaaaaaaTCTTCCAACAGAATACTTGAGACTTCAATAGCATATTTGGATACTGAGCATTTGGATATTATCTGTAATAAATGGTTTATACCATACataaatacaatttctACTC ACGATCTTGGTAACTTTCTCGctcaaaaaataattcaatcaTTCCAAATTTCCCCCAGCACATTTTACACAATCCTACAAGCACTAAGCTTTCATGATATTATAAACGCTACAAGAGGTGCTGTAATATGGAAGACATTCTCCACTGCAGCGAGGCTGAGTGTAGGTTGCAAGGAATGTCTTGATAAGCTTTTAACTGCActtaatattaatttgggAGAAAGAGataaacacaaaatatGGCACTCTTTATTCCAACTCAAACCAATTGAACTTTTAGATGAGACACAACTTAATATATCGCAAACGGCTTGTAGCATACTCATAGCCACTATAAGCTTTCCCAAGACTGATAACAAATTGTTAGCGTTACTGAAGAgatttaaatcatttttgaaatcTCATAAAAGGGATGG TTTTATCGAGAAGCTATCAACCCATTCCACAGCATCACGTGTCTTACAGGCTATTGTTGACCCCAGAAATAAATGCCCGCCCAAAGTAGTAAACTATTTAATCAATGTTTTCATATCTATTGGGTTGATTGAGAAAATTTACACCAATCTAAATGGTTCATTtctaatttgttcaatatACCAAGCCTCCAATTCGACGCTTAAGGGGCTAATACTCAAACAGTTATCGACACTTGATAAGGTACACCCCAAATTATCTACTATTGTGGGACTTGATGACTTTAAGCACAAGCATAAGCTTTGGGAAAAGGGAGTCAAGGAATCTGAAAAGGCCAAGAAACTGTTTAAGGATTTATTGTAG
- a CDS encoding hypothetical protein (overlaps_old_locusTagID:BBM_III08915) has translation MASNIEAMLNSSLDDIKKSYNKGKISKNVAKKGAKANKGNYNIIRGNKNTNKNKKNKFRGAKNLKNKLFNMDLDNVPRRMNRTTNEMGQKITIDARKNRNKGIRTIFTKKVGNSSQNLVQKSKKKLPSKPTFTDSELAGIKIFAKLDQTPEPLLSQKDMYVPLPESGSIPVPNNDVHGTLNERFTR, from the exons ATGGCATCAAACATTGAGGCCATGTTAAATTCATCCCTggatgatattaaaaagtCGTACAACAAGGGGAAAATTTCTAAGAATGTAGCCAAAAAGGGCGCAAAG GCTAATAAGGgtaattataatatcattcgtggtaacaaaaatacaaataagAATAAAAAAAACAAGTTTAGAGGGGCAAAGAACTTAAagaacaaattatttaatatggATCTCGACAACGTACCCCGAAGGATGAACAGAACAACCAATGAAATGGGACAAAAAATAACGATAGACGCTAGGAAAAATCGCAATAAAGGCATTAGAACCATATTCACTAAAAAAGTTGGGAATTCATCCCAGAACCTAGTCCAGAAGTCCAAAAAGAAGCTACCATCTAAACCCACATTCACTGACAGTGAACTGGCAgggataaaaatttttgccAAACTAGACCAAACGCCAGAACCACTACTATCACAAAAGGATATGTATGTGCCTTTACCAGAATCCGGATCTATCCCCGTCCCGAACAATGATGTACATGGAACCCTCAACGAAAGGTTTACAAGATAA
- a CDS encoding Protein kinase domain (overlaps_old_locusTagID:BBM_III08945), which produces MDELILYKNKFAVVVSPEDGDLKTIPDCNKNVEKSNTKCPMCGQFVDPMQFSFEGQAYFSLLQKKFRRWKLNIPTNHMRTKECIIDSSNSIRLAKLEMENASQQGENVPSHIPSEFLITGYYDRFFVEHCHVGSGSFGHVYQCSHILDGHFLGEYAVKKVPVGDDRDWLKRMLKEVKVRERFRHVNIVDYNHSWLEMHRLNDFNPLVPWLFVLMEFCNGGDLESLVSKVYRDSYLDESEIWFLFRNILIGLEYLHTSAIIYRDLKPENILLKVTENATNPCHALLSDFQTAEVLDTKDGHNRQGYTGTIEYTAPELLVTNTSGKFVGEYNVKSDMWSLGMTLYYISYGFLPYTNPDPKVCRSQILKHSELALPNLYNRSKLLQFMIISLTSYSPDSRPDCGDIMENPLIRKLLNHPDTQVTGSKKLASRLSDRV; this is translated from the exons ATGGATGAGCttatattgtacaaaaataAGTTCGCTGTGGTCGTATCACCTGAGGACGGCGATTTGAAAACTATACCTGActgtaataaaaatgtagaAAA ATCGAACACTAAATGTCCTATGTGTGGGCAATTTGTGGACCCAATGCAATTTTCCTTTGAGGGCCAGGCGTATTTCAGTTTATTGCAAAAGAAGTTTAGGCGTTGGAAGTTAAATATACCAACCAATCATATGAGGACTAAGGAATGTATAATTGACTCGTCAAATTCTATTA GATTGGCGAAATTGGAAATGGAAAATGCCAGTCAACAAGGTGAAAATGTACCTTCTCACATTCCATCCGAGTTTCTAATTACAGGTTATTATGACAGATTTTTTGTGGAGCATTGCCATGTGGGTTCTGGTAGTTTTGGGCATGTTTACCAGTGTTCTCATATTTTGGATGGTCATTTTCTGGGGGAATATGCAGTTAAAAAGGTGCCTGTAGGGGACGATCGTGATTGGCTCAAGCGGATGTTAAAGGAGGTAAAGGTTAGAGAAAGATTTCGCCATGTAAACATTGTAGATTATAATCACTCGTGGCTTGAGATGCATAGGcttaatgattttaacCCGCTGGTACCGTGGCTATTCGTGTTAATGGAATTTTGTAACGGGGGAGATTTAGAATCTCTAGTGAGTAAGGTTTACAGGGATTCATACTTGGATGAATCAGAAATATGGTTCCTATTTAGGAATATTTTGATAGGCCTAGAATACTTACACACAAGTGCGATAATTTACCGGGATTTAAAGCCTGAAAATATTCTGCTAAAAGTTACTGAAAACGCAACAAATCCTTGTCATGCCCTTCTAAGCGATTTCCAAACAGCAGAAGTATTAGATACTAAAGATGGTCATAATCGTCAAGGCTATACTGGCACAATTGAATATACCGCTCCAGAATTATTGGTGACAAATACTAGTGGCAAATTTGTGGGtgaatataatgtaaaaaGTGATATGTGGTCCCTGGGTATGACTCTTTACTATATTTCTTACGGATTCCTTCCTTATACTAATCCGGACCCAAAAGTCTGCCGGTCACAGATTCTTAAGCATTCAGAATTGGCACttccaaatttgtataatcgCTCAAAATTACTGCAATTTATGATAATCTCGCTAACTTCTTAT TCCCCAGATTCAAGGCCCGACTGTGGTGATATAATGGAAAATCCATTAATCAGGAAATTATTAAACCATCCAGATACGCAGGTTACGGGATCTAAAAAATTAGCTTCAAGGTTATCTGACAGGgtatga
- a CDS encoding hypothetical protein (overlaps_old_locusTagID:BBM_III08920;~overlaps_old_locusTagID:BBM_III08925) yields MDLPLGPNSSSGKFNMDHSTPWPRNLYFHIKRREWRARYIYQGKKRMKNFSLKRYSCEASLILGAHFLREMRRRRIPSDSEIAAWDSELRAVLPQFQCNAFEPNSKCRKTSESNPITPYKSKSMVTEGELGKNLPDNNNASDVIMHYHAPVLLPGKNDSNNTYISNATANQNAFATAMANGKPLANKILEKIPHKFKDAIHDINKLICIASQSVPYIPLGGVFTPDPKCPLKLMTRKRSKTTSGSEPDDFEGFLLKNEYLQDHLSPSNLQDDYFNVCHTLNQLSQECSGGKQEKPEFKESDFYTYQVVDEKIAKTTSVGKMPSIYHRLRCATNTISTLNKWHNVRITLDKNIRKQYTSDRADGLFPLYMDTNVIARNAIISTPLNANSGFCINQKNIVGDVKSKKVRKRDDLPESTRIRHIGISEFCSLVSNVIRQVESNLETISQMSKCPALLDDPRMYIKQSLNSSIPNFPSITNSTCGLEKNFKLKTDQDTTNSSGATNPIATAKTTLSDSDHAESDTPPGNYRMPISSIYNVNNSLYDYVNSSRYLPKTPIALRESVVDCDSNYATRLFKHISPPNNNTKKITSPSNLNLLCSSGLLALINQAQYTMDPEELASIILSAMMINHQQSDEPVFVDKDANAKCQKVEYINGVVVLHDEQNIPSIQNIDKNQLLVQYQAQAVAKLKRALSFCTMGNKMTIRGQIGIKISMLLNDVLKVAQHKTKLLAILDKLRHLDKRAMEVAAESEKLHKALYYYYQSLVAGEVNTSDTGGNNNCVTDNNADGKSEDKVEAEKPTVEKKLGKLPSNYLEELLNLEVLHMACETIMETKIKLTEQIINFLYHQCAIMDKIIPENLCKAIEIILCGKDKKCI; encoded by the exons ATGGACCTACCGCTCGGACCAAATTCGTCTTCGGGAAAGTTCAACATGGATCATAGCACGCCATGGCCAAGAAACCTCTACTTCCACATAAAGCGCCGT GAATGGCGAGCCCGATACATTTACCAGGGGAAGAAGAGGATGAAGAACTTCTCACTCAAG CGTTATAGCTGTGAAGCTTCTTTAATTTTGGGAGCCCATTTCCTTAGGGAAATGAGGAGACGGCGTATTCCTTCGGACTCGGAAATCGCTGCCTGGGATAGTGAACTACGTGCTGTGCTACCTCAATTTCAATGTAATGCATTTGAGCCTAATTCTAAATGTCGAAAGACTTCAGAATCAAATCCAATTACTCCATATAAGTCAAAATCAATGGTTACTGAAGGAGAATTGGGTAAAAATTTACCTGATAATAACAATGCAAGTGATGTGATAATGCATTATCACGCGCCAGTGTTGTTGCCAGGTAAAAATGACAGTAATAACACTTATATTTCAAATGCAACTGCAAATCAAAATGCTTTTGCTACAGCTATGGCGAATGGTAAGCCTCTAGccaacaaaattttggaaaagaTACCACATAAATTCAAGGACGCCATTCACGACATAAACAAGTTAATTTGTATCGCATCACAATCAGTTCCATATATACCACTAGGAGGTGTATTTACTCCGGATCCTAAATGTCCATTGAAGTTAATGACCAGGAAGAGATCAAAGACCACTTCGGGGAGTGAGCCAG ACGATTTTGAGGGATTTCttctaaaaaatgaatatcTCCAAGACCACCTCTCGCCGTCAAACCTTCAGGATGACTACTTTAATGTATGCCACACACTAAATCAACTATCACAGGAGTGTTCCGGTGGTAAGCAGGAGAAGCCTGAATTTAAGGAATCCGATTTTTACACTTATCAAGTGGTAGATGAAAAAATAGCCAAAACTACTTCCGTGGGCAAAATGCCTAGCATTTATCACCGACTTAGATGTGCCACTAATACCATTAGTACCCTGAACAAGTGGCATAATGTCAGAATTACGTTGGACAAGAATATACGTAAACAATATACTAGTGATCGCGCGGATGGATTATTTCCGTTGTATATGGATACAAATGTTATAGCTAGGAATGCTATCATATCTACTCCTTTAAACGCGAATAGTGGATTTTGTattaatcaaaaaaatattgttggTGATGTTAAGAGCAAGAAGGTGAGGAAGAGAGATGATTTGCCAGAATCGACACGAATTAGACATATCGGAATCAGTGAGTTTTGCAGTTTGGTATCAAACGTGATACGTCAGGTTGAGTCCAATTTGGAGACAATATCGCAAATGTCAAAGTGTCCTGCGCTTTTGGATGACCCCCGGATGTACATCAAACAGTCACTCAACTCATCAATTCCAAACTTCCCATCCATAACCAATTCAACTTGTGGACTTGAAAAGAATTTCAAACTAAAGACTGATCAAGATACAACTAATTCATCAGGAGCAACTAATCCCATTGCAACAGCTAAGACTACACTTTCTGATAGTGATCACGCTGAAAGTGACACACCTCCTGGCAACTATAGAATGCCCATATCatctatatataatgtcaATAATAGCCTTTATGATTATGTGAATTCGTCACGCTACCTGCCAAAGACTCCAATTGCATTGAGGGAGTCAGTAGTTGATTGCGATTCAAATTACGCTACTAGGTTGTTTAAGCACATTTCACCCCCTAATAATAACACCAAAAAGATTACAAGTCCCTCGAACTTAAATCTTCTGTGCAGTTCTGGTCTATTAGCACTGATAAATCAAGCACAGTATACAATGGATCCAGAAGAATTAGCTTCTATCATTCTGTCGGCtatgatgataaatcatcaGCAATCA GATGAACCAGTGTTTGTGGATAAGGATGCAAATGCCAAGTGTCAAAAAGtggaatatataaatggaGTAGTTGTTTTACACGATGAACAAAATATACCCTCCattcaaaatattgataaaaatcaGTTGTTAGTTCAGTACCAAGCGCAAGCTGTTGCTAAATTGAAACGTGCTTTGAGTTTTTGTACTATGGGGAACAAGATGACAATTCGAGGCCAAATAGGGATCAAAATATCAATGCTCCTAAACGATGTGTTAAAGGTAGCACAGCATAAGACTAAATTATTAGCCATTTTGGATAAACTTAGGCATTTAGATAAGCGAGCAATGGAGGTAGCGGCGGAGAgtgaaaaattacataagGCGCTTTATTACTACTATCAATCGCTAGTCGCAGGAGAAGTAAACACTAGTGATACTGGCGGCAATAATAACTGTGTTACTGATAATAATGCAGATGGAAAGAGTGAAGACAAAGTGGAGGCAGAGAAGCCTACTGTGGAAAAAAAACTAGGCAAATTACCCTCTAATTATTTGGAGGAGTTACTAAACTTGGAAGTGTTGCATATGGCTTGCGAGACTATTATGGAAACAAAAATCAAGCTGACAGagcaaattatcaacttcCTCTATCACCAATGCGCAATCatggataaaattatccCCGAAAATTTGTGCAAAGCTATAGAAATCATTCTGTGTGGGAAAGACAAAAAGTGTATATGA
- a CDS encoding structure-specific recognition protein 1 (overlaps_old_locusTagID:BBM_III08935) produces MSSPVISLSNIRGFGSPDLGAFKASGELFGWKNKRTGEIFQYNHQDIQSGIFIKTSQGSYQLRLQLNANKNNSIARFDGFTERAMAEVTTHFAKYFNIDMPRHEVSSKGWHWGEYNFQDSSLLFKIDKKPALDIDVNNIAQVTIPSKGDLAIELKSTLDRNISCDQLLEVRFCIPKGDTDDFDYNLESLKQDLLERSGLGEVKSTSIALFTDVPSIVPRGRFELDFGRKGIKFHGKSYDFSIQYLTVNRMFLVPKPHSPHVIFVIGLDIAVRQGQTKYPYIVLQFDHEQDTELQLNVTKDEAQTLKLEQEIKDKTYNVITKLFSALVGKTIIIPEDFKSSKDQFAVACSYRAGSGHLFPLPKSILFVVKPILFFRNEDVVSIEFLRTGLATQSRFFSVTVHVKGGNSFEFTNIDKNEYQLLSNYFTNRGLKVKFVEESNNFIQDDDIDEEEEEEEDGDYEDVVESDEDDEDEDEDEDEDKDESEKDE; encoded by the exons ATGTCTTCGCCTGTAATATCCCTGTCTAACATCCGTGGATTCGGTTCACCAGATCTT GGTGCATTTAAGGCATCAGGCGAGCTTTTTGGTTGGAAAAACAAACGTACTGGTGAAATCTTCCAGTATAATCACCAAGATATTCAAAGTGGGATTTTCATCAAAACTTCCCAAG GATCCTACCAGCTTAGGCTGCAGCTAAATGCTAATAAGAACAACTCTATTGCTAGATTCGATGGTTTTACTGAAAGA GCTATGGCAGAAGTAACTACACACTTTgccaaatatttcaatattGACATGCCAAGGCATGAAGTTAGTTCAAAGGGATGGCATTGGGGAGAATACAACTTCCAAGATTCATCATTactatttaaaattgacaagAAACCTGCCCTTGACATAGACGTAAACAACATAGCTCAGGTGACAATTCCTAGTAAGGGAGATTTGGCTATAGAACTTAAATCAACGCTGGACAG GAATATCTCTTGCGACCAATTGCTAGAAGTCAGGTTTTGCATTCCAAAGGGTGATACCGATGATTTTGATTACAACTTAGAATCCCTCAAGCAG GATCTTTTAGAGCGGAGTGGCCTTGGTGAAGTTAAATCTACCAGCATTGCACTGTTTACCGACGTCCCTTCAATTGTCCCTCGTGGAAGATTCGAGTTGGATTTCGGCCGCAAAGGCATAAAATTTCATGGAAAATCATACGATTTCAGTATACAGTATTTAACGGTTAATCGAATGTTTTTAGTTCCAAAGCCGCACTCCCCTcatgttatatttgtaattggGCTCGATATAGCTGTTAGACAAGGCCAAACCAAATATCCGTATATAGTCTTGCAATTTGACCATGAGCAGGATACTGAGCTTCAGCTTAATGTTACAAAAGATGAAGCGCAGACGTTGAAACTTGAACAGGAGATCAAag ATAAAACCTACAATGTCATAACCAAACTATTCTCAGCTTTGGTTGGaaaaacaataattataccGGAAGACTTTAAATCGTCAAAGGATCAATTTGCAGTGGCCTGCTCCTATCGCGCAGGTAGCGGCCATTTATTCCCTCTACCAAAGTCCATCCTTTTCGTAGTAAAACCCATTCTATTTTTTAG AAATGAAGACGTTGTATCCATCGAATTCCTTCGTACTGGCCTGGCTACGCAAAGCAGATTCTTTTCAGTCACGGTACACGTAAAGGGCGGCAATTCATTTgaatttaccaatattgATAAGAATGAGTATCAATTGCTGTCAAATTACTTCACTAACAGGGGTCTAAAAGTTAAGTTTGTTGAGGAATCAAATAACTTCATCCAAGATGATGACATTGATGAAGAGGAAGAAGAAGAAGAAGATGGAGACTATGAAGATGTCGTAGAAAGTGATGAAGATGATGAAGATGAGGATGAAGATGAGGATGAGGATAAGGATGAAAGTGAAAAGGATGAGTAG
- a CDS encoding tRNA wybutosine-synthesizing protein 4 (overlaps_old_locusTagID:BBM_III08965), giving the protein MATLMTTGFLATISKGSAVTAGYYEDKYINELIDPTKRSKRNPLVNRMYYARVWIMRFVIKNFFESLNGVDVQIVNLGGGFDTLYYYIRDNFDKFVYFDIDFPEQLVAKSHIILNNDKLSIKNSYIKDYSEKLIESDNFKMIPVNLKDIKQLEGQLMLSGFDREKPTLFISECVLCYLEPNDADRVIKFCNEFTTNTSCIVVFEQIEPNDPFGQKLVESFQKWGCPVYIDKYPTINHHKKRYFDLGWNNHLIYCFRDVYEYIIDTDDKRRIEKIEIFDELEEWCLAIAHYIFSFAYKESSYKLETLVKSLKFERKSCVGFTTEEIRKLIAEKKIHSQLGSQAFIID; this is encoded by the exons ATGGCTACCCTTATGACAACAGGTTTTTTGGCCACAATAAGCAAGGG CTCAGCAGTAACTGCTGGTTACTATGAAGACAAGTATATCAATGAATTGATAGATCCTACTAAGCGCAGTAAGAGGAATCCCCTAGTTAATCGAA TGTATTATGCTAGAGTTTGGATCATGAGATTTGtcataaaaaatttttttgaaagtCTAAATGGAGTGGATGTTCAAATCGTTAATTTGGGAGGAGGGTTCGACACTTTATACTATTACATCAGagataattttgacaaatttgtctattTTGACATTGATTTTCCCGAGCAGCTAGTTGCTAAATCGCATATAATACTAAATAATGACAAGCTATctattaaaaatagttaCATTAAAGATTATTCTGAGAAACTGATTGAATCAGATAACTTTAAAAtg ATTCCAGTCAATTTAAAAGACATAAAACAACTAGAAGGACAACTAATGCTTAGTGGATTCGACAGAGA AAAACcaacattatttatatctgAATGTGTTTTATGTTACCTAGAGCCTAATGATGCAGATCGA gttattaaattttgcaaCGAATTTACTACAAATACAAGCTGTATAGTTGTATTTGAACAG ATTGAGCCTAATGACCCTTTTGGCCAGAAACTTGTGGAATCCTTTCAG aaatgGGGATGCCCAGTATATATTGACAAGTATCCAACTATAAATCATCACAAAAAAAg atACTTTGATTTGGGCTGGAACAAccatttgatatattgcTTTAGAGACgtatatgaatatataattgacaCAGATGATAAGAGGAGAATAGAA aaaattgaaatatttgacGAGCTAGAAGAGTGGTGTTTAGCTATCGCCCACTATATCTTTTCATTTGCATACAAAGAATCCTCATACAAACTGGAAACTCTAGTCAAATCCTTGAAGTTTGAACGAAAATCTTGTGTAGGGTTCACAACTGAAGAAATAAGAAAGTTGATTGCTGAAAAGAAAATCCACTCGCAGCTTGGCTCTCAGGCATTTATTATAGACTAA